The following coding sequences lie in one Moritella viscosa genomic window:
- a CDS encoding transposase, IS3 family, translated as MNTKFKRPKFTTEFKQGAVKLVTEQGYTRQAAAASLGVSLSAITRWVQAESGTQARPGTKQEGLNLSERNELEILRKENAKLLMEKEILKKAAVFFAKESE; from the coding sequence ATGAATACTAAGTTTAAACGTCCGAAATTTACAACTGAATTCAAACAAGGCGCAGTAAAACTCGTTACTGAGCAAGGATATACCAGACAAGCAGCCGCTGCTAGCTTAGGTGTATCGTTAAGTGCAATTACACGCTGGGTTCAAGCAGAAAGCGGCACGCAAGCTAGACCTGGAACCAAACAAGAAGGCCTAAACCTATCCGAACGTAATGAACTTGAAATACTACGTAAAGAAAATGCAAAACTGCTGATGGAGAAAGAAATTTTAAAAAAGGCCGCAGTCTTCTTTGCCAAGGAAAGCGAGTAA
- a CDS encoding transposase, IS3 family yields MDVSPSAFYHWLSNKASPNRDVALEIKATEIFDLHKKTLGYRRLTNELRKEGFDVGHYKIWRLMSRLGLQARYPRRFKVTTDSKHNFNIADNLLERKFDVQQPNKYWTTDITYVWTLEGWMYLAVVMDLYSRQIIGWSIADNMKTEMCLQALQMAYWRRKPNAGVMHHSDRGSQYASGKYQEMLSKMEMIPSMSGKGECWDNAPTERFFRSFKHEHMHYYRLKTKKDAERCILDYLAYYNSKRPHTTLGYLSPMEFEQQILRKVA; encoded by the coding sequence ATGGATGTAAGCCCAAGTGCTTTTTATCACTGGTTATCAAATAAAGCATCGCCTAATAGGGATGTGGCGCTTGAGATTAAGGCTACCGAGATATTCGACTTACACAAAAAAACGCTAGGTTATCGCAGATTAACCAATGAGTTACGCAAAGAAGGCTTTGATGTTGGTCATTACAAAATATGGCGTTTAATGTCACGCTTAGGCTTGCAAGCCCGCTACCCAAGACGATTCAAGGTAACTACTGATAGTAAGCATAATTTTAATATTGCAGATAACTTGTTAGAGCGTAAATTCGATGTTCAGCAGCCCAATAAATATTGGACAACTGATATCACCTACGTTTGGACGCTTGAAGGTTGGATGTATTTAGCCGTTGTAATGGATTTATATTCAAGGCAAATCATTGGATGGAGTATTGCCGACAACATGAAAACAGAAATGTGTTTGCAGGCGCTACAGATGGCTTACTGGCGACGAAAACCCAATGCTGGAGTTATGCATCATTCAGATAGAGGCAGCCAATACGCAAGCGGCAAGTACCAGGAAATGCTTTCGAAAATGGAGATGATACCCAGCATGAGCGGCAAAGGTGAGTGTTGGGATAATGCACCAACAGAGCGATTTTTTAGAAGCTTCAAACACGAGCATATGCATTACTATCGCTTGAAAACAAAGAAAGACGCTGAACGCTGTATTTTGGATTACCTTGCTTATTACAACAGCAAGCGGCCACATACAACATTGGGGTATTTATCACCGATGGAATTTGAGCAGCAGATATTAAGAAAAGTAGCTTAA